The Dehalogenimonas sp. 4OHTPN genome window below encodes:
- a CDS encoding phosphoglucomutase/phosphomannomutase family protein — MTTNPAAAIKFGTDGWRGLIARDFTFDNVAICAAAYARYLKESGFGKLGIIIGYDTRFLSEAFAKEAALVLCAAGIHVTLSCRAVPTPIVSWSVLNAKAGGGVVITASHNPGIWNGFKIKSETGSSAPTETIAQVEKHLKAFIDSVETPKKLTEDDAGKAGLLVVADLVPPYLEHIGKLIDLNALQKTKFKIVVDSMHGAGAGLFRDLLGEGYDLIEIKGEPNPAFPGMHQPEPIDINLKELEARVVAEGADVGIATDGDADRIGIVDENGVFVTQLQVMSLLALYFLDTRAERGALVKTITTSSMLNDLGKLYGVPIFETPVGFKYIAPIMEREKAVLGGEESGGYGFRNHVLERDAMAAGLYFLDFMARTGKNPAELLQWLYSKVGKHDYHRIDVQFDGEERAAVIARLEAANPAEIDGCKVSRDTVDGFRFTFPDGAWLLFRASGTEPLLRIYAEANSPERVDRLLKIGRQMAEV; from the coding sequence ATGACCACCAACCCGGCTGCAGCCATTAAATTCGGCACTGACGGCTGGCGCGGCCTCATCGCCCGGGATTTTACGTTTGACAACGTGGCCATCTGCGCTGCCGCATACGCCCGTTACTTGAAAGAGTCCGGCTTTGGTAAACTCGGCATCATTATCGGTTACGATACTCGCTTCCTGTCGGAAGCCTTCGCGAAAGAGGCGGCGCTGGTACTATGCGCCGCCGGTATCCATGTAACCCTGTCCTGCCGCGCCGTACCAACGCCTATTGTTTCCTGGTCCGTATTGAACGCCAAGGCTGGCGGCGGCGTGGTCATTACGGCCTCCCACAACCCCGGCATCTGGAACGGCTTTAAGATCAAGTCGGAGACCGGATCGAGCGCCCCGACCGAGACCATCGCTCAGGTTGAAAAACACCTTAAAGCATTCATCGACAGCGTAGAAACGCCGAAGAAGTTGACCGAGGACGACGCCGGGAAAGCCGGATTGCTGGTGGTCGCCGATCTGGTGCCGCCATACCTTGAACACATCGGTAAGCTGATCGACCTGAATGCCCTCCAAAAAACTAAATTCAAGATCGTCGTCGACTCGATGCACGGCGCCGGCGCCGGGTTATTCCGCGACCTCCTCGGCGAAGGTTATGACCTCATCGAGATCAAGGGCGAGCCTAACCCGGCCTTCCCCGGCATGCATCAGCCGGAGCCGATTGATATCAATCTCAAGGAGCTAGAGGCTAGGGTGGTCGCTGAAGGCGCGGATGTCGGTATTGCCACCGACGGAGACGCCGACCGCATCGGCATCGTCGACGAGAACGGCGTCTTCGTAACCCAACTCCAGGTAATGTCGCTTTTGGCGCTTTACTTCCTGGATACCCGCGCCGAACGCGGTGCCTTAGTCAAGACCATTACCACCTCCAGTATGTTGAACGACCTGGGGAAACTGTATGGCGTGCCTATTTTCGAAACCCCGGTTGGTTTCAAATACATCGCCCCGATTATGGAACGGGAGAAAGCTGTACTGGGCGGCGAGGAGTCCGGCGGCTACGGCTTTCGAAACCATGTCCTTGAACGTGATGCAATGGCCGCCGGGCTCTATTTTCTGGATTTCATGGCCCGCACCGGCAAGAATCCCGCCGAGCTTTTACAGTGGCTCTATTCCAAAGTAGGCAAACACGACTACCACCGCATCGACGTCCAGTTCGACGGCGAGGAACGCGCCGCCGTCATCGCCCGTCTCGAGGCGGCAAATCCGGCGGAAATCGATGGGTGTAAAGTTTCGCGCGACACCGTTGATGGTTTCCGTTTTACCTTCCCTGACGGCGCCTGGCTGTTGTTCCGGGCTTCAGGCACCGAACCGCTGCTCAGAATTTACGCCGAAGCCAACAGCCCGGAGCGCGTTGATCGGCTGCTTAAAATTGGCCGGCAGATGGCTGAGGTCTAG
- the metK gene encoding methionine adenosyltransferase, giving the protein MDSDKYMFTSESVTEGHPDKICDQVSDAVLDAILTHDPYGRVACETAVTNGLVFVLGEITTKTYVEIPDIVRRTVREIGYTKPEYGFDYQSCGVMVSINKQSPDIAFGVGKSMEAKAGSTDPMDAVGAGDQGMMVGYACTDTPELMPLPIALSHRLTRQLANVRKQGVLPYLRPDGKSQVTVEYHLGKPKRIETVVIAAQHDDVPQEKIYEDVVREVIKPIIPAELLDDKTNFYVNTTGRFIIGGPASDTGFTGRKILVDTYGGIARHGGGAFSGKDPTKVDRSAAYMARYVAKNIVAAGIADQVEMQVSYTIGRAQPLSVSLETYGTCRVSQEQLMQFVNDHFDLRPEAIIENLGLRRPIYRQTAAYGHFGRTDIDLPWERLDKVAALKAALAVCAQA; this is encoded by the coding sequence ATGGATTCCGACAAGTACATGTTCACCTCGGAATCGGTTACCGAGGGTCATCCCGACAAGATCTGCGACCAGGTCTCCGACGCCGTTCTGGATGCCATCCTGACCCACGATCCCTACGGCCGCGTCGCCTGCGAGACTGCAGTGACCAACGGGCTGGTCTTCGTCCTCGGCGAGATCACTACTAAAACCTACGTGGAAATCCCGGATATCGTGCGCCGGACGGTGCGCGAAATCGGTTATACCAAGCCGGAGTACGGCTTTGACTACCAGTCCTGTGGCGTTATGGTTTCCATCAACAAACAGTCGCCGGATATTGCCTTTGGCGTTGGTAAATCGATGGAAGCCAAGGCTGGTTCCACCGATCCAATGGATGCCGTCGGCGCCGGCGACCAGGGTATGATGGTTGGCTATGCCTGCACCGACACCCCGGAACTGATGCCGCTGCCAATCGCCTTGTCCCACCGCCTGACCCGCCAGTTGGCAAACGTCAGGAAGCAGGGCGTCTTGCCCTACCTGCGGCCGGACGGCAAGAGCCAGGTCACTGTGGAATACCACCTGGGCAAACCCAAGCGCATCGAAACCGTGGTCATCGCCGCCCAGCACGACGATGTTCCCCAGGAGAAGATCTACGAGGATGTTGTCCGCGAGGTCATTAAGCCGATCATCCCGGCCGAACTCCTGGATGATAAGACCAACTTTTATGTCAACACTACCGGCCGCTTTATCATCGGCGGCCCCGCCTCCGACACCGGCTTCACCGGCCGTAAAATCCTGGTGGACACCTACGGCGGCATCGCCCGCCACGGCGGCGGTGCCTTTTCGGGCAAAGATCCCACCAAGGTTGACCGTTCGGCAGCCTACATGGCCCGCTACGTTGCCAAGAACATCGTCGCCGCCGGCATCGCCGATCAAGTGGAGATGCAGGTGTCTTACACCATCGGCCGCGCCCAACCGCTGTCTGTGTCGCTGGAGACTTACGGCACCTGCCGGGTCAGCCAGGAGCAGTTGATGCAGTTCGTAAACGATCATTTCGACCTGCGGCCGGAGGCTATCATCGAGAACCTGGGACTGCGCCGTCCAATCTACCGCCAGACCGCAGCCTACGGTCACTTCGGCCGCACTGACATTGACCTCCCCTGGGAGCGCCTGGACAAGGTGGCAGCCTTGAAAGCCGCTCTGGCGGTCTGCGCCCAGGCATAG
- a CDS encoding adenosylhomocysteinase: protein MPQPYDIKDPALAALGKERIAWAGREMPVLKLISERFQKEKPLRGIRIAACLHVTSETANLAYTLKAGGAALVLCGSNPLSTQDDVAAALAADGISTHAIKGEDDATYYKHIMSALDIKPQLTVDDGADLVTTLHTRRTELLSDIIGGTEETTTGVIRLRAMAADGKLKYPLIAVNDAKTKYLFDNRYGTGQSTLDGITRATNILWAGKKVVVAGYGWCGHGVALRARGMGAYVIVAEVEPVRALEAVMDGFAVMPMKESAKLGDVFITVTGDKHVIGAADFALMKNGAILANSGHFNVEIDIPALEEMAASKRTVKPFVDEYTLGDGRKVYLLGEGRLINLAAAEGHPAAVMDMSFANQALGLEYLAKNRGRLAAGVYSMPSEIDDNVALLKLRSLGVAIDTLTQEQHKYLSTWQEGT from the coding sequence ATGCCACAACCTTACGATATTAAGGACCCGGCGCTCGCCGCTCTGGGTAAAGAACGCATCGCCTGGGCGGGTAGAGAGATGCCCGTCCTGAAACTCATTTCCGAGCGTTTCCAGAAAGAAAAACCGTTGCGCGGCATCCGCATCGCCGCCTGTCTCCACGTCACCTCGGAAACGGCTAACCTGGCCTATACCCTTAAAGCCGGCGGCGCCGCGTTGGTACTGTGCGGTTCCAATCCGCTGTCAACCCAGGACGACGTAGCGGCGGCACTTGCCGCCGACGGCATCTCCACCCACGCTATCAAAGGCGAGGATGATGCGACTTATTACAAGCACATCATGTCGGCGCTTGACATTAAACCGCAGCTCACCGTCGATGACGGCGCCGACCTGGTAACCACCCTGCATACCAGACGCACCGAACTTCTCTCCGATATCATCGGCGGCACTGAGGAGACGACCACAGGGGTAATCCGCCTCAGGGCGATGGCCGCCGACGGTAAACTGAAATACCCCCTCATCGCCGTCAATGACGCCAAGACCAAATATCTCTTCGACAACCGCTACGGCACCGGTCAGAGTACGCTGGACGGCATCACCCGGGCAACCAACATCCTGTGGGCGGGCAAAAAGGTAGTTGTAGCCGGCTACGGCTGGTGTGGACACGGCGTGGCCCTGAGAGCTCGCGGCATGGGTGCCTACGTCATCGTAGCTGAAGTGGAGCCGGTACGCGCCCTGGAGGCGGTCATGGATGGCTTTGCGGTCATGCCGATGAAAGAGTCCGCCAAATTAGGCGACGTCTTCATCACCGTCACCGGCGACAAGCACGTCATCGGCGCGGCGGATTTCGCCTTGATGAAGAACGGCGCCATACTGGCCAACTCGGGCCATTTCAATGTGGAGATAGATATTCCGGCGCTGGAGGAGATGGCCGCGTCTAAACGGACGGTAAAACCCTTCGTCGACGAGTATACTCTGGGTGACGGGCGAAAGGTCTACTTGCTTGGCGAGGGGCGCCTCATCAACCTGGCCGCCGCCGAAGGCCACCCGGCCGCCGTCATGGATATGAGCTTTGCCAACCAAGCCCTGGGACTCGAGTACCTGGCGAAAAACCGCGGCCGATTAGCCGCCGGGGTTTATTCAATGCCGTCAGAGATCGATGACAACGTAGCGCTGCTGAAGCTTCGCAGCCTGGGTGTAGCAATAGATACGCTAACCCAGGAGCAGCATAAATACCTGTCAACCTGGCAGGAAGGAACTTAG
- a CDS encoding AAA family ATPase has translation MSRLPEVIAALLNPAYYPEDAPAEVKLVQTQMSFVLLTGKHAYKIRKPVNLGYVDYTTLEKRRLFSEKEVVLNRRMCPDAYLGVVPVTNQGGQISLGGSGEVVDYAVKMRQLPEAGMMDRRLRDWTLDAAMIEAVAGKVAAFHAAADTGGEIDKFGSLDSIRRNIDENFEQTRPYIGRALSQKQFDRLRTFFASFLEGQAGVFARRVTEGRIRDCHGDLHAAHICFTDSGICIFDCIEFNDRFRYGDTASEVAFLAMDLDRAGRADLRQAFVFEYLKRSGDIGLCHLLRFYQSYRAHVRAKVACFKLDDPFVPAAEKAVELDKARGYFDLAVSYTRHKPRLFITSGVTGCGKSAVAAELARRQGLWYISSDITRKKLAGLPLTEPAGDAVGRGLYSSEMTEKTYASMLAEAESALAMWHGVIMDATFLRRADRDKAAALAAKHHAEYVVLDCQLPEDELKKRLERRQTEVAVSDGTWEVYLSQKTKMEPVTEIPESVNRVIINGLRPVAENVRQIIDYLPDAPDLIKD, from the coding sequence ATGAGCCGGTTACCTGAGGTCATCGCCGCTCTGCTGAACCCGGCGTACTACCCTGAAGATGCCCCGGCTGAGGTGAAACTCGTCCAGACGCAGATGTCATTCGTGCTGCTCACCGGGAAACACGCCTACAAGATCAGAAAGCCGGTCAATCTGGGCTACGTCGACTACACCACATTGGAGAAGCGCAGGCTCTTTTCCGAAAAAGAGGTAGTCCTGAACCGCCGAATGTGCCCGGACGCCTACTTGGGAGTCGTCCCGGTCACCAACCAGGGCGGCCAAATCTCTTTGGGCGGCTCGGGCGAGGTCGTCGACTACGCCGTTAAAATGCGGCAGCTTCCGGAAGCAGGCATGATGGACCGCCGTCTGCGGGACTGGACTCTCGACGCCGCTATGATCGAGGCGGTAGCCGGAAAAGTTGCCGCCTTCCATGCCGCGGCGGATACCGGTGGTGAAATAGATAAATTCGGCAGCCTGGACTCCATCAGGCGCAACATCGACGAAAATTTCGAGCAAACCCGTCCGTACATCGGGCGCGCCCTATCACAAAAGCAGTTCGACCGGCTGAGAACCTTCTTCGCCAGCTTCCTGGAAGGCCAAGCCGGGGTCTTCGCCCGGCGGGTGACCGAGGGGAGAATCCGCGACTGCCACGGAGACCTGCACGCCGCCCATATTTGCTTCACCGACAGCGGCATCTGCATCTTCGATTGTATTGAGTTTAACGACCGCTTTCGTTACGGCGATACCGCTTCAGAGGTAGCTTTTCTGGCCATGGACCTGGACCGAGCCGGCCGGGCCGACCTTCGGCAGGCTTTCGTATTCGAGTATCTGAAACGGAGCGGCGACATCGGGTTGTGCCACCTTCTCCGCTTCTACCAGTCCTACCGCGCCCACGTACGGGCCAAGGTAGCCTGCTTCAAACTGGATGACCCATTCGTGCCCGCCGCGGAGAAAGCCGTCGAGTTAGACAAAGCCCGCGGCTATTTCGACCTGGCTGTATCCTACACCCGCCACAAGCCGCGCCTGTTCATCACCTCCGGCGTCACCGGCTGCGGCAAGTCGGCTGTCGCCGCCGAGTTAGCCCGCAGGCAAGGGCTGTGGTATATTTCCTCCGACATCACTCGTAAAAAGCTGGCCGGCTTGCCGCTGACTGAACCGGCGGGCGATGCCGTCGGCCGCGGCTTGTACTCGTCGGAGATGACTGAAAAGACTTACGCCTCTATGCTGGCTGAGGCCGAGTCGGCACTCGCCATGTGGCACGGAGTCATCATGGACGCTACCTTCCTGCGGCGGGCAGACCGCGACAAGGCAGCCGCGCTGGCAGCCAAACACCATGCCGAATACGTTGTCCTGGACTGCCAATTGCCGGAAGACGAACTTAAAAAACGGTTGGAGCGGCGGCAAACGGAGGTGGCTGTTTCCGACGGCACCTGGGAGGTCTATCTCAGCCAGAAGACCAAAATGGAGCCGGTTACGGAGATACCGGAGAGCGTGAATCGTGTTATAATTAACGGGTTGCGCCCGGTAGCCGAAAACGTCAGGCAGATCATCGATTACCTGCCTGACGCCCCTGATCTGATAAAAGATTAA
- a CDS encoding methionine synthase codes for MTNTEFNLMPTIIGSMPHRDPAAACRVISRYLTELPAWPQLPRRDWRELMTAQYSEGFPGIDISEERITARRPEGWDNQLIALYGDYIASEPARYAISSKFAAGFHSFLTDHPAASRGVKGQVVGPVTWGLSVKDELDTPAVYDEVLAEASAKLLCLKTIWQEALLKEISPRTVIFIDEPALSSFGSAYLPLSKEIVQALLTELLGSIKGVKGIHCCGNTDWTLLTETSVDVISFDAYNYAASLALYPEEICRFILRGGGIAWGIAPNTDKGIQEETSSSLKDRLEEAMAPFTRQGLEFRQILRHSIITPSCGMAYMSEEGTERLLELMVELTYKMRERYL; via the coding sequence ATGACCAACACTGAATTCAATCTAATGCCTACCATCATCGGCAGCATGCCCCACCGTGACCCGGCGGCGGCTTGCAGGGTCATCTCCCGCTACCTGACGGAACTGCCGGCCTGGCCGCAGCTCCCCCGCCGCGACTGGCGGGAACTGATGACCGCTCAGTATTCGGAAGGCTTTCCGGGTATTGATATTTCCGAAGAAAGAATCACCGCCCGCAGACCGGAAGGCTGGGATAATCAACTGATCGCGCTGTACGGGGATTATATCGCCTCTGAACCGGCCAGGTACGCCATCAGTTCCAAATTCGCCGCCGGATTTCACTCATTTTTAACTGACCATCCTGCTGCTTCCAGGGGCGTCAAAGGGCAGGTGGTGGGACCGGTTACCTGGGGCTTATCGGTTAAGGATGAGTTGGACACACCTGCCGTATACGATGAAGTGCTGGCTGAGGCTTCGGCAAAGCTGCTGTGCTTGAAAACCATTTGGCAGGAAGCGCTGCTGAAGGAAATATCTCCCCGCACCGTCATATTCATCGACGAACCAGCCTTGTCATCCTTTGGCTCCGCCTACCTGCCGCTGTCTAAAGAAATCGTTCAAGCCCTTCTAACCGAACTTCTCGGTTCCATCAAGGGAGTCAAGGGCATCCACTGCTGCGGCAATACTGATTGGACTTTGCTGACCGAAACGTCGGTTGACGTCATCAGCTTCGACGCCTACAACTACGCCGCTTCATTAGCCCTCTACCCTGAAGAGATCTGCCGCTTCATTCTGCGGGGCGGCGGCATCGCCTGGGGCATCGCTCCTAACACCGACAAAGGTATCCAGGAGGAGACTTCCTCCAGCCTCAAGGACCGGCTGGAGGAGGCTATGGCGCCTTTCACCCGCCAGGGCCTGGAGTTCCGCCAAATCCTGCGCCACAGCATCATCACTCCCAGCTGCGGTATGGCTTATATGAGCGAGGAAGGCACCGAAAGGCTGCTGGAACTCATGGTTGAGCTGACGTATAAGATGAGGGAGAGATACCTTTAA
- the mtnP gene encoding S-methyl-5'-thioadenosine phosphorylase gives MTDAVKLAVIGGTGLYDIEGLTAKQELDIDTPYGKPSDVFVTGELSGVRVAFLPRHGRGHRIMPTDIPVRANIWALKSLGVEHIIAINSVGSFKKEIAPGHLLIPDQLIDRTSRRVNSFFGDGVVAHIGFAEPFCPNMRQILAGCAREAGATVHDGGTYVVMEGPAFSTRAESRLHKSWGADVIGMTALPEAKLAREAEICYAIIACSTDYDSWHEEETPVTVEMIISTLKANMELSKRIIKLAAARLPPSRRCACPDALKNAIVTDPATIAPDRKEHLKPIIGKYIS, from the coding sequence ATGACCGACGCCGTGAAGCTGGCCGTCATCGGCGGCACCGGACTCTATGACATCGAGGGGCTGACCGCCAAACAGGAACTCGACATCGACACTCCTTACGGCAAACCTTCCGACGTCTTCGTCACCGGCGAGCTGTCCGGCGTCCGCGTCGCTTTCCTGCCGCGTCACGGCCGCGGGCACCGCATCATGCCCACCGACATCCCGGTAAGGGCCAACATCTGGGCTCTGAAAAGCCTCGGCGTGGAACATATCATTGCCATCAATTCGGTCGGCAGCTTCAAGAAGGAGATCGCCCCCGGCCATCTGCTCATCCCCGATCAGCTCATCGACCGCACCTCGCGCCGGGTGAACAGCTTCTTCGGCGACGGCGTGGTAGCCCACATCGGCTTTGCCGAGCCCTTCTGCCCGAATATGAGGCAAATCCTGGCTGGCTGCGCCCGGGAAGCCGGAGCGACGGTCCACGACGGTGGCACCTACGTGGTCATGGAGGGGCCGGCCTTCTCCACACGGGCGGAGTCCCGGCTGCACAAGTCCTGGGGCGCCGACGTCATCGGCATGACCGCCCTGCCGGAAGCCAAGCTCGCCCGCGAGGCCGAGATATGCTACGCCATCATCGCCTGCTCCACCGACTACGACTCCTGGCATGAGGAGGAAACGCCGGTGACCGTCGAAATGATCATCTCGACGCTTAAGGCGAACATGGAACTCAGCAAACGCATCATCAAACTGGCCGCCGCCCGGCTGCCGCCATCCAGGCGCTGCGCCTGCCCCGATGCCCTTAAGAACGCCATCGTCACCGACCCGGCAACCATCGCCCCTGACCGTAAGGAACACCTGAAGCCTATCATCGGCAAATATATTAGCTGA
- the mtnA gene encoding S-methyl-5-thioribose-1-phosphate isomerase, producing MTAVRPVEWLGDRLMIIDQTRLPQHEVYLELADVHQVAEAIRSLKVRGAPAIGVAAAYGIALGVQQIETRDPEKFRREYQSVSSEIAATRPTARNLFMAVERLAAAVGQAGGVIEAKEAVVAEAEKIHTEEIEATGKIAEFGAALVKDGDTILTHCNTGPLATTGRGTALGVIIEAHRQGKRVEVLATETRPLCQGARLTAWELKREKVPFWLITDSMAGHFLKESRVDLVVVGADRIARNGDTANKVGTYAIAVLAKENGVPFYIAAPSSTFDERIATGAEIVIEERSADEVTHLYGKRTAPEGIEVCNPAFDVTPSRYITGFITEQGVTGPPVKI from the coding sequence ATGACCGCCGTCAGACCTGTGGAATGGCTGGGCGACCGGTTGATGATTATTGACCAGACTCGCCTGCCGCAGCACGAGGTTTACCTGGAGTTGGCCGACGTCCACCAGGTGGCCGAGGCCATCAGGAGCCTCAAAGTCCGCGGCGCCCCGGCTATCGGCGTGGCCGCCGCCTACGGCATCGCCCTCGGTGTCCAGCAGATCGAAACCCGCGACCCTGAAAAATTCCGCCGGGAATACCAGTCGGTATCCTCCGAGATCGCGGCGACAAGGCCTACCGCCCGCAACCTGTTCATGGCCGTGGAACGCCTGGCGGCGGCGGTCGGCCAGGCCGGCGGCGTCATCGAGGCCAAGGAGGCTGTTGTCGCCGAGGCGGAAAAGATCCACACCGAAGAGATTGAGGCGACCGGGAAAATCGCCGAATTCGGCGCCGCCCTGGTTAAGGACGGCGATACCATCCTGACCCACTGCAACACCGGGCCGCTGGCCACCACCGGCCGCGGCACCGCCCTGGGCGTCATCATCGAGGCGCACCGGCAGGGCAAGCGCGTCGAGGTACTTGCCACCGAGACCCGGCCGCTGTGCCAGGGAGCGCGCCTCACCGCCTGGGAGCTGAAGCGGGAAAAGGTGCCCTTCTGGTTGATCACCGACTCCATGGCTGGCCATTTCCTCAAGGAAAGCCGGGTGGACCTGGTCGTTGTCGGCGCCGATAGGATCGCCCGTAACGGCGATACGGCCAACAAGGTCGGCACCTACGCCATCGCCGTGCTGGCCAAGGAGAACGGCGTGCCGTTCTATATCGCCGCGCCTTCAAGCACCTTCGACGAAAGAATTGCGACGGGCGCTGAGATCGTCATCGAGGAACGCTCGGCCGACGAGGTCACCCACCTCTACGGCAAGCGCACCGCGCCGGAGGGAATTGAGGTCTGCAACCCTGCCTTCGATGTCACCCCCTCCCGCTACATCACCGGCTTCATCACCGAGCAGGGCGTGACCGGACCGCCGGTAAAAATTTAG